A genomic segment from Mucilaginibacter terrenus encodes:
- a CDS encoding DUF4199 domain-containing protein — MKNSVLFGLIIGVLSLVWLFVMRSTGYNLNDSKANPIEYVSVLIPLIGLFFGVRNFRNGELNGKMGFFEAIIQAFKILLVGGALSVFAAIVFINLNNSGNDTSFQSFSGRIFGALLVGVIEAIAVSLLLTTRSNKVD; from the coding sequence ATGAAGAACTCAGTTTTATTCGGATTAATCATAGGTGTTTTAAGCCTTGTATGGCTTTTTGTAATGCGCAGCACTGGTTATAACCTTAACGACAGCAAAGCCAACCCTATCGAATATGTGTCCGTACTTATTCCGCTTATCGGGCTGTTCTTCGGTGTAAGAAACTTCCGTAATGGCGAGCTAAATGGCAAAATGGGCTTTTTTGAAGCGATCATCCAGGCATTTAAGATCCTGTTAGTAGGCGGTGCACTTTCTGTATTTGCCGCTATTGTATTCATCAACCTGAACAACTCCGGTAACGACACCAGCTTTCAGAGCTTCAGCGGTCGTATTTTCGGTGCATTACTGGTTGGCGTGATAGAGGCTATTGCCGTATCTTTATTGCTCACAACCAGAAGCAATAAAGTTGACTAA
- a CDS encoding DUF2752 domain-containing protein, translating to MTNKIFNRYFELIFWITAMVCLAFTNPAGHSHFSLCPLKLLGFGWCPGCGLGHSISYLFRGDVRGSFHAHWLGIPAVAIILYRIYSLIKRKHVFTDMQKQEL from the coding sequence TTGACTAATAAAATCTTCAACCGTTATTTCGAACTTATTTTTTGGATAACTGCAATGGTCTGCCTGGCGTTTACAAACCCAGCGGGCCATTCGCATTTTAGCCTGTGCCCATTAAAGCTGCTAGGCTTTGGCTGGTGCCCCGGCTGCGGCCTTGGTCACTCTATCTCCTATCTTTTCCGTGGCGATGTACGTGGTTCTTTTCACGCGCACTGGCTGGGCATACCTGCTGTTGCTATCATCTTATACCGTATATACAGCCTCATTAAGCGCAAGCACGTTTTCACCGATATGCAAAAGCAAGAGCTGTAA
- the hpt gene encoding hypoxanthine phosphoribosyltransferase — protein MKLQIADLEFEPLIPYEQIQQRVAELAQHINTDFEGKTPIFVGILNGSFMFASDLVKEVTVPCEVTFTKLASYFGGLSQTRTIRDDFDLHVTIEGKDVILVEDIVDTGNTLKYLIEKLLVRNPASITVCSLLFKPDSVIHSIEELKYVAFQIPNVFVVGYGLDYQELGRNLRGIYKKID, from the coding sequence ATGAAACTGCAAATAGCCGACCTAGAATTTGAACCGCTGATACCTTACGAGCAGATACAACAACGTGTGGCAGAGCTTGCACAGCACATTAATACCGATTTTGAGGGGAAGACGCCTATCTTCGTGGGTATCCTTAACGGCAGTTTCATGTTCGCGTCTGACCTGGTAAAAGAGGTTACCGTTCCCTGCGAGGTTACCTTTACCAAGCTGGCCTCGTACTTTGGCGGATTATCACAAACGCGTACCATCCGCGACGACTTTGACCTGCATGTTACCATCGAAGGGAAAGATGTTATCTTGGTGGAAGACATTGTAGACACCGGTAACACGCTGAAATACTTGATAGAAAAGTTGTTGGTTCGTAATCCGGCATCTATCACCGTGTGTTCTCTTCTTTTTAAACCCGATAGCGTTATCCACAGCATTGAAGAGCTTAAGTACGTTGCTTTTCAGATCCCTAACGTGTTTGTTGTTGGTTACGGGCTTGATTACCAGGAATTGGGCAGAAATTTAAGGGGCATTTACAAGAAGATAGACTAA
- a CDS encoding TlpA family protein disulfide reductase, which produces MRALLLSAAILLSLQAFPQSALRTDSVYISGKVNYFEKYKDSANAVLFYINDIVLGDELTLRVKINNDGTFKTAFLKTGTQDIYMEYNDKLSTIIVSPGDHMQLLFNAGDPEQTLSFKGSNSQTNYDLLAYGAAFDKESIRIYGAEPNARALKNNFAVRDSSNPDAYKSYVVTQFKADSAFLANYISAHALSPTFVNWAKADLKYRLASNLMRYPWLHPRYAQIKDNSFKVPDSYYKFVDQFPVNDPSQALTSNFNEYIAEYRLYLAAKELGKQYPASSAIALFARQPFSFSKDVLLCNAFYKLIHDKELEAVKQNLGVLEKNVTDTYFKNKVLAAYRQAAHIAEPLAASSFKKAISEGDSVLNNLTAKYRNKVIYIDFWGTWCSPCRAEMPYSKVLRAKFAGKDVVFLYLGVQSKEAEWKAMIKTLDIKGENVLLSNNQFSALSEKFQISGIPRYVLINKQGKVADGNARRPGDKLLVAEIQKLLAL; this is translated from the coding sequence ATGAGGGCCCTACTCCTATCCGCAGCAATACTGCTGTCGCTACAGGCATTTCCACAATCTGCATTACGTACCGATTCTGTTTACATAAGCGGTAAGGTAAATTACTTTGAAAAGTATAAAGATTCTGCAAATGCAGTGCTTTTTTACATCAACGACATTGTTTTGGGCGACGAGCTTACACTCCGTGTTAAGATAAACAACGATGGTACATTTAAAACGGCTTTCCTAAAGACAGGCACCCAGGACATTTACATGGAGTATAATGACAAGCTCTCCACCATTATTGTTAGTCCGGGCGATCATATGCAACTGTTGTTTAATGCCGGTGACCCGGAGCAAACGCTTTCCTTTAAAGGCAGCAATTCACAAACCAATTACGATCTGCTGGCCTACGGGGCCGCGTTTGATAAAGAGAGTATCCGTATTTACGGTGCGGAACCCAATGCCCGCGCACTAAAAAACAACTTTGCCGTGCGTGATAGCTCAAACCCTGATGCATATAAAAGCTATGTAGTTACGCAGTTTAAAGCGGATAGTGCATTTTTAGCTAATTACATAAGCGCACACGCGCTTTCGCCAACTTTTGTAAATTGGGCCAAGGCAGACCTTAAGTATCGGCTTGCATCAAACCTGATGCGGTACCCCTGGCTGCACCCAAGGTATGCGCAGATCAAAGATAATTCCTTTAAAGTGCCTGACAGTTATTATAAGTTTGTTGATCAGTTCCCAGTGAATGATCCGTCACAAGCGCTTACATCTAATTTCAATGAATATATAGCCGAATACCGCCTGTATCTTGCCGCTAAGGAGCTTGGCAAGCAATATCCGGCAAGTAGTGCGATTGCTTTATTCGCCAGGCAGCCATTTAGCTTTTCTAAAGATGTGCTGCTTTGCAACGCATTCTACAAGCTGATACATGATAAGGAACTGGAAGCCGTAAAGCAAAACCTCGGTGTTCTTGAAAAAAATGTAACTGATACCTATTTCAAGAATAAAGTGTTGGCGGCTTACCGACAGGCAGCGCACATAGCAGAGCCATTGGCTGCAAGCTCTTTTAAAAAAGCAATCAGCGAGGGAGATAGTGTGCTAAACAACCTGACTGCCAAATACCGCAACAAGGTAATATACATAGATTTTTGGGGAACATGGTGCAGTCCATGTCGTGCGGAGATGCCTTACTCCAAAGTGCTAAGAGCTAAGTTCGCGGGTAAAGACGTCGTGTTTTTGTACCTGGGTGTACAATCTAAAGAAGCTGAATGGAAAGCTATGATAAAGACTCTGGACATAAAGGGAGAAAACGTACTGCTAAGCAACAATCAGTTTAGCGCCTTATCAGAAAAATTCCAGATCAGCGGAATTCCACGTTATGTGCTGATAAACAAGCAGGGAAAAGTTGCTGACGGCAATGCCAGGCGTCCGGGCGACAAATTACTAGTTGCGGAGATACAAAAGCTTTTAGCATTGTAA
- a CDS encoding response regulator, with protein MNKKILIVDDNELIVELMSYILSNNGYEVSSLTSGESVVAEIRDTSPDLVIMDVMLPGIDGRDICRMIKRNQSTKDLRVIICSGNDDIADALKQEGAPDDVLPKPFDLSVLLHKVEHQLAA; from the coding sequence ATGAACAAGAAGATACTAATAGTAGATGATAACGAGCTGATAGTAGAGCTGATGAGTTATATACTTTCTAATAATGGTTACGAAGTTTCTTCTTTAACCAGCGGTGAAAGCGTGGTTGCGGAAATTAGAGACACCAGTCCTGATCTTGTGATAATGGATGTAATGCTCCCGGGAATTGACGGGCGCGATATATGCCGCATGATAAAACGCAACCAATCTACCAAAGACCTCCGCGTGATTATCTGTTCCGGCAATGATGATATTGCAGACGCGCTGAAGCAAGAAGGAGCTCCCGACGATGTATTGCCAAAGCCGTTTGACCTGTCTGTTCTATTACACAAAGTAGAGCACCAACTTGCTGCTTGA
- a CDS encoding TM2 domain-containing protein, with product METYNNPYMGFPDMTPEEMNYVQQTVSGLNDKQRQYFYMVYTGKRKSVQDMLIFSLVGLFVVPGLQRFVTGQIGMGLLYLFTIGLCFVGSIMDLINHKSLANEYNQKMAYESFQITKMAVA from the coding sequence ATGGAAACTTACAATAATCCTTACATGGGCTTTCCTGATATGACACCAGAGGAAATGAACTATGTGCAGCAAACCGTAAGCGGCCTTAACGATAAACAAAGGCAATACTTTTATATGGTTTATACCGGTAAACGTAAAAGTGTGCAAGACATGCTCATATTTTCGTTAGTTGGCTTGTTTGTGGTGCCAGGCTTACAGCGTTTTGTGACCGGGCAGATAGGTATGGGCTTGCTTTACCTTTTCACCATAGGTTTGTGCTTTGTTGGCTCTATCATGGACTTAATAAACCACAAGTCGCTGGCTAACGAGTACAACCAGAAGATGGCTTACGAAAGCTTCCAAATCACCAAAATGGCCGTTGCTTAA
- a CDS encoding slipin family protein, which produces MYLLIAAAIVLALVFISAHIAQEYQRAIVFRLGRYHRTAGPGLYFILPFIDRQITVDIRTRTVDLEQQETITKDSVTIKVNAVLWFKVLNPESAIIKVANYNQAVYQFAVTALRNIIGQHLLDEVLREREEINATMQKIVDAATEPWGIKIVMVEMKDVEIPESMQRAMAREAEAIREKRARIIKAEAELEASIKLTQGAKQMEGSPIALELRRMQMLSEIGIDNNTTTIVLVPSDFTNAAKSFTEMVAKQSPQQ; this is translated from the coding sequence ATGTATTTACTTATTGCAGCAGCTATTGTGCTTGCTCTGGTGTTCATCAGTGCGCATATAGCACAGGAGTATCAACGCGCTATTGTGTTCCGTTTAGGGCGTTATCACAGGACGGCAGGCCCTGGGCTTTATTTTATTCTACCGTTTATAGACAGGCAGATAACGGTAGATATCCGTACACGAACTGTTGACCTGGAACAACAGGAAACCATTACTAAAGACAGTGTTACTATTAAAGTTAACGCGGTGCTTTGGTTTAAAGTGCTGAACCCGGAAAGCGCAATCATAAAAGTGGCCAACTACAACCAGGCGGTGTACCAGTTTGCCGTAACCGCCTTACGGAATATTATTGGCCAGCACCTGCTGGACGAGGTATTGCGCGAACGCGAAGAGATAAATGCAACCATGCAAAAGATAGTTGATGCAGCTACCGAGCCCTGGGGCATTAAGATAGTTATGGTGGAGATGAAGGATGTAGAGATCCCCGAATCGATGCAGCGAGCCATGGCGCGGGAAGCTGAAGCCATCCGTGAAAAGAGGGCGCGTATTATCAAGGCCGAGGCTGAACTGGAAGCGTCTATAAAGCTTACGCAAGGCGCCAAGCAAATGGAAGGCAGCCCAATTGCGCTGGAACTACGCCGGATGCAGATGCTTTCTGAAATAGGTATAGACAACAACACAACCACCATTGTGCTGGTACCGTCGGACTTTACCAATGCGGCTAAAAGCTTTACCGAGATGGTTGCCAAGCAATCGCCACAACAATAA
- the mfd gene encoding transcription-repair coupling factor, whose product MNIREILDRYKADERIKALAQALNAGKNPRVHLRGLVGSGDAAMAAALYFLQHKHIVFVLPEREEAAYFQSDLENITGKDVLLFPSSYRKPFEFTQPDNSNVLARAEVLNELNHSTEYGQLIVTYPEALAEKVIDRASLEKNTLEIAVNSKLNIDFIAEFLVEYDFERVDFVYEPGQFSVRGGIVDIFSFSHELPYRIEFFGDFIESIRTFEIESQLSVEQVKNITIVPNVQSKFLTENNISLLEYVDAGTQVWIKDVQFTLDIIQTGHKKATQLWKALSSEEKNQNPDWIDPKFSFTDEKLIADQLHDFPLVEFGKQFFYHDAAQISFDMRPQPSFNKDFSLLIHNFKNNEAEKIENYILTDSARQVERLYAILEDLDKTAKFTPISISIREGFIDREQKLACYTDHQIFDRYYKYKLRKGYQRSQAITLKELRELKPGDYITHIDHGIGKYAGLEKVDVNGKTQEMIRLIYADNDLLYVNINSLNRISKYSGKEGHEPRMNKLGTDTWERLKKTTKKKVKDIARDLIKLYALRKAQDGNAFSPDSYLQTELEASFLYEDTPDQEKATADFKKDMESPHPMDRLICGDVGFGKTEVAVRAAFKAVADSKQVAVLVPTTILAAQHYKTFSDRLKGFPVNIDYVNRFKSTKQVKDTLANLKEGKVDIIIGTHRLVSKDVKFKDLGLMIIDEEQKFGVSTKEKLKQMRANVDTLTLTATPIPRTLHFSLMGARDLSIISTPPPNRQPVSTELHVFNDKLIKEAVEHEIERDGQVFFIHNRVADLPQLGGMIHKLVPKARVGIAHGQLEGDALEDVMLKFVNHEYDVLVATTIIEAGLDIPNANTIIINHAHMFGLSDLHQMRGRVGRSNKKAYCYLLSPPLSTLTNEARKRLSAIEEFSDLGSGFNVAMRDLDIRGSGNLLGAEQSGFIAEIGFDMYHKILDEAIQELKEDEFKGVFPEEKPKPFISFTQIDTDQELLIPDEYVTSIAERYNLYTDLSKLENETELEAFKQQLHDRFGPVPAQVNNLLNSMRLQWLGKAIGFEKVTLKKNVLRGYFISNQQSAYFETEAFREVLNFVQRNPRRTNLKEVKNTLRLSVDNVQGIDEAIEIMEELTVVNV is encoded by the coding sequence TTGAACATCAGGGAAATATTAGATAGGTATAAGGCTGACGAACGGATAAAGGCATTGGCGCAGGCGCTTAATGCCGGCAAAAATCCAAGGGTACATCTACGTGGGCTGGTCGGGTCGGGAGATGCGGCTATGGCGGCAGCTTTGTACTTTTTGCAGCATAAGCATATTGTTTTTGTACTGCCCGAGCGCGAAGAGGCAGCGTATTTTCAAAGCGACCTGGAGAATATTACAGGTAAGGACGTCCTTCTCTTCCCATCATCCTATCGCAAACCTTTTGAGTTTACCCAGCCGGATAATAGCAACGTACTGGCCCGTGCCGAGGTGTTAAACGAGCTTAATCACTCGACAGAATACGGCCAGCTTATAGTTACCTACCCGGAAGCATTGGCCGAAAAAGTGATTGACCGCGCGTCGCTGGAGAAGAACACACTGGAAATAGCGGTTAACTCAAAGCTCAACATCGACTTTATTGCCGAATTTTTAGTAGAGTACGACTTTGAAAGAGTAGACTTTGTATACGAGCCCGGCCAGTTTTCGGTGCGCGGCGGTATTGTAGATATATTTTCCTTTTCGCATGAGTTGCCATACCGGATTGAATTTTTTGGCGACTTCATAGAATCTATTCGCACTTTCGAGATAGAAAGCCAGCTGTCTGTAGAGCAGGTAAAGAACATTACAATTGTGCCCAATGTGCAATCAAAGTTCTTGACCGAAAATAACATTTCTTTATTGGAATATGTGGATGCCGGCACGCAGGTATGGATAAAAGATGTACAGTTTACGCTGGACATTATCCAAACCGGCCATAAAAAAGCAACCCAGCTGTGGAAAGCTCTTTCATCGGAAGAAAAGAACCAGAACCCGGATTGGATAGACCCTAAGTTCAGCTTTACAGATGAAAAGCTTATAGCCGATCAACTGCATGATTTCCCGCTGGTAGAGTTTGGCAAACAGTTCTTTTACCATGACGCCGCGCAGATATCTTTTGACATGCGCCCGCAGCCATCCTTTAACAAGGACTTTAGCCTGCTGATACACAATTTTAAGAACAACGAAGCTGAGAAGATAGAGAATTACATCCTAACGGATAGCGCACGCCAGGTAGAACGCCTGTACGCCATATTGGAGGATCTGGATAAGACTGCTAAGTTTACTCCGATAAGTATCTCCATTCGTGAAGGTTTTATAGACAGGGAACAAAAACTTGCCTGCTACACCGACCACCAGATATTTGATCGGTACTATAAGTACAAACTACGTAAAGGTTACCAGCGTTCGCAGGCTATTACGCTTAAAGAATTACGTGAGCTGAAACCCGGCGACTACATTACCCACATTGACCATGGCATTGGTAAATATGCTGGCCTGGAAAAGGTTGATGTAAACGGTAAAACGCAGGAGATGATCCGCCTGATTTATGCCGATAATGACCTGCTGTATGTAAACATAAACTCGCTTAACCGCATAAGCAAGTACAGCGGCAAAGAAGGTCACGAGCCACGCATGAACAAGCTGGGTACCGATACCTGGGAACGGCTTAAGAAAACCACAAAAAAAAAAGTTAAGGACATAGCCCGCGACCTGATCAAGCTTTACGCCTTGCGCAAAGCGCAGGACGGTAATGCTTTTTCTCCCGATAGCTATCTGCAAACCGAGCTAGAGGCATCCTTCCTTTATGAGGATACGCCGGATCAGGAAAAAGCGACTGCCGATTTCAAAAAGGACATGGAATCGCCACATCCCATGGATCGTCTTATTTGCGGGGACGTGGGCTTTGGTAAAACAGAGGTAGCGGTAAGGGCAGCATTTAAGGCCGTTGCCGATAGCAAGCAGGTGGCTGTTTTGGTGCCTACCACCATATTGGCCGCACAGCATTACAAAACCTTTAGCGACAGGCTTAAAGGTTTTCCGGTTAACATTGACTATGTGAACCGGTTTAAAAGTACAAAGCAGGTAAAAGACACGCTTGCCAACCTTAAAGAAGGAAAGGTGGATATTATAATTGGTACACACCGCCTGGTAAGCAAGGATGTGAAGTTTAAGGATCTTGGCCTTATGATAATTGATGAGGAGCAGAAGTTTGGCGTATCTACAAAAGAGAAGCTTAAACAAATGCGGGCTAATGTGGATACGCTTACGCTGACTGCCACGCCCATCCCCCGTACGCTGCACTTTTCGTTGATGGGTGCGCGCGACCTTTCTATTATTTCTACACCGCCGCCCAATAGGCAGCCCGTATCTACTGAGCTGCATGTGTTTAACGATAAGCTGATAAAAGAAGCTGTAGAGCATGAAATAGAGCGCGACGGGCAGGTGTTCTTCATCCATAACCGTGTGGCCGACCTGCCGCAGCTGGGTGGCATGATACACAAGCTGGTGCCCAAAGCACGCGTAGGTATTGCGCACGGACAGTTAGAAGGCGACGCGCTTGAAGACGTGATGCTGAAGTTTGTAAATCACGAGTATGATGTACTTGTTGCCACTACAATTATTGAAGCCGGGTTGGACATCCCTAATGCAAACACCATCATTATCAACCATGCCCATATGTTCGGTTTGAGCGATTTGCACCAGATGCGTGGGCGTGTTGGCCGAAGCAATAAAAAGGCATATTGTTATTTACTGAGCCCGCCGTTATCAACCCTTACCAATGAGGCTCGGAAGCGACTAAGCGCCATCGAGGAGTTTAGCGATTTGGGCAGCGGCTTTAACGTGGCTATGCGCGATCTTGACATTCGCGGCAGCGGAAACCTATTGGGTGCCGAGCAAAGCGGCTTTATTGCAGAGATTGGCTTTGATATGTATCACAAAATACTTGATGAGGCCATCCAGGAGCTTAAGGAAGATGAATTTAAAGGCGTATTCCCTGAAGAAAAACCGAAACCTTTTATTTCTTTTACCCAGATAGATACCGACCAGGAACTGCTGATACCAGACGAGTACGTGACCAGCATAGCCGAGCGTTATAACCTGTACACCGACCTGAGCAAATTAGAGAACGAAACCGAGTTGGAGGCTTTTAAACAGCAGCTGCATGACCGGTTTGGGCCTGTGCCTGCACAGGTAAACAACCTGCTTAACTCTATGCGCCTGCAGTGGCTGGGTAAGGCTATCGGCTTTGAAAAAGTGACGCTGAAGAAGAATGTTTTACGCGGATATTTTATCAGCAATCAGCAGTCTGCTTATTTCGAAACAGAAGCTTTCCGGGAAGTGCTTAATTTTGTTCAACGTAACCCAAGGCGCACCAACTTGAAGGAAGTGAAGAATACCCTTCGCCTGAGTGTAGATAACGTACAGGGCATAGATGAAGCCATAGAAATCATGGAAGAGCTAACAGTGGTTAATGTTTAA
- a CDS encoding DUF3606 domain-containing protein: protein MDNKNNVGSPDRDRINVHEEYELQYWSKKLGITRQELKDAIKAVGTSAEKVEAYLKK from the coding sequence ATGGATAACAAAAACAATGTAGGCTCCCCTGACAGGGACAGGATAAATGTGCACGAGGAATACGAGTTGCAATACTGGTCTAAAAAGTTAGGCATAACGCGTCAGGAACTTAAAGATGCTATTAAAGCAGTTGGTACATCTGCCGAAAAGGTAGAAGCTTATTTAAAGAAATAA
- the ligD gene encoding DNA ligase D, translating to MSLKEYAAKRDFTKTAEPKAGKSEDKNKLRFVIQKHDASRLHYDFRLEMEGVLKSWAVPKGPSTDPKNKRLAMMVEDHPYDYRLFEGIIPEGEYGGGTVIVWDEGTYEPIEEIKGGKKAQEKHLLQQLHSGSLKIKLHGQKLEGEYALVKTHGMGENGWLLIKHKDEFASDKDITKKDKSVLSGKTIETMEKTSEKVWQHGHEEDVEMKPAKKASKKKEKALDDAVEQDEPAEKPDVEALLKKAPKSKIPTGIKPMLATLVDKPFDDPDWVYEIKWDGYRTLAFVEKGEVQLLSRNNKSFNEKYYPITQLLESWKINVVIDGEIIVMNDKGVSNFGALQNWRSEADGELMLYVFDILWYEGKNLMELPLTQRQAILKEVLPTDDDRVRLSNVFPANGNGFFEAAEKIGLEGIMAKRASSTYISDNRSKDWLKIKINKRQEVVIGGFTKNEGTAKQFSSLLLGVYEGGQFQYVGKVGTGFSDKLQKEMMAQFKPLITEESPFGYEPDVNKPSRFRPNPPKAKATWLKPELVCEVSFAEVTSDGVFRHPSFEGMRTDKKATDVVRESEAHTDEVVEDTESDNTSKSKAAEVKEDKKLVKHKLVQAPKESVKRTLLNPKEETQVKSICGHDLKFTHLSKVYWPEDGVTKRDMFNYYYQVAEYILPYLKDRPQSLNRFPNGIHGSSFYQKDVRGKSPDWVRKFPYTTSEGEDKDYLIGHDEATLLWMASLGCIEMNPWFSRVQSPDNPDYCVIDLDPDKNTFDQVIEAALEVKKVLDAIEVPAFCKTSGSTGMHIYIPLGAKYDYDQSQMFARLVVNIVHEQIPEYTSLERMIKNRNGKMYLDFLQNRPGATIAGPYSLRPKPGATVSMPLHWDEVKPGLTMRDFTIKNSVDRLKKEGDLFKGVLGEGIDLEKTILKAKSIFQ from the coding sequence ATGAGCCTGAAAGAATATGCAGCCAAACGGGACTTCACAAAAACAGCTGAGCCAAAAGCCGGCAAGAGTGAAGATAAGAACAAACTGCGCTTTGTAATACAAAAGCACGATGCCTCGCGGCTGCATTACGATTTTAGGCTGGAGATGGAGGGGGTGCTTAAAAGCTGGGCGGTGCCAAAAGGCCCGTCTACCGATCCTAAGAACAAGCGGTTGGCTATGATGGTGGAAGACCACCCGTACGACTACCGCTTGTTTGAAGGCATTATTCCTGAAGGTGAATATGGTGGCGGAACCGTTATTGTGTGGGACGAAGGTACCTACGAGCCTATAGAAGAAATTAAAGGCGGCAAGAAAGCGCAGGAAAAGCATTTGTTGCAGCAGCTTCATTCGGGCTCTTTAAAAATAAAGCTACACGGCCAGAAGTTGGAAGGTGAGTATGCCCTGGTGAAAACGCACGGCATGGGAGAGAATGGCTGGCTGCTGATAAAGCACAAGGATGAATTTGCATCTGACAAGGATATCACCAAAAAAGATAAATCGGTACTGTCTGGCAAGACCATCGAAACGATGGAGAAGACTAGCGAGAAGGTATGGCAGCACGGGCATGAAGAGGACGTAGAAATGAAACCTGCTAAAAAGGCTTCAAAAAAAAAGGAGAAGGCTCTTGACGATGCTGTTGAGCAGGATGAGCCTGCCGAAAAGCCTGACGTTGAAGCATTACTTAAGAAGGCACCGAAAAGCAAGATACCGACAGGCATAAAGCCAATGCTGGCCACCCTTGTAGATAAACCATTTGACGACCCGGACTGGGTGTACGAAATAAAGTGGGACGGCTATCGTACGCTTGCCTTTGTAGAAAAAGGAGAAGTACAATTACTGTCACGCAATAACAAATCCTTCAATGAGAAATACTACCCTATTACCCAACTGCTGGAAAGCTGGAAGATAAATGTGGTAATTGATGGTGAGATTATCGTAATGAACGATAAAGGTGTATCCAACTTTGGTGCCTTGCAAAATTGGCGTAGCGAAGCCGATGGCGAACTGATGCTTTATGTGTTTGACATACTTTGGTACGAGGGCAAAAACCTGATGGAACTGCCACTTACACAGCGCCAGGCAATTCTAAAGGAAGTGCTGCCTACAGATGACGACCGTGTACGCCTGAGCAATGTTTTCCCGGCAAATGGCAATGGCTTTTTTGAAGCAGCTGAAAAGATTGGCCTGGAAGGAATAATGGCTAAAAGGGCAAGCAGCACGTACATATCAGACAACCGCTCTAAAGATTGGCTTAAGATAAAAATAAACAAACGGCAGGAAGTTGTGATAGGCGGGTTTACTAAAAACGAAGGTACCGCCAAACAGTTTAGCTCGCTGTTGCTGGGTGTTTACGAGGGGGGCCAGTTCCAGTATGTCGGTAAAGTTGGTACTGGTTTTTCTGATAAGCTGCAAAAGGAAATGATGGCGCAGTTTAAGCCGCTCATTACCGAAGAAAGCCCATTTGGCTACGAACCGGATGTAAATAAGCCATCCCGTTTCAGGCCAAATCCGCCAAAGGCCAAGGCAACCTGGTTAAAGCCCGAACTGGTATGCGAAGTAAGCTTTGCAGAGGTAACCAGCGACGGCGTTTTCCGGCATCCTTCTTTCGAAGGTATGCGCACCGATAAAAAAGCAACAGATGTGGTGCGCGAATCGGAAGCGCACACAGATGAGGTGGTAGAAGACACTGAAAGTGACAACACGTCTAAATCAAAAGCTGCGGAGGTTAAAGAAGATAAGAAACTCGTAAAGCACAAGCTGGTGCAGGCGCCAAAAGAAAGCGTAAAGCGTACGCTGCTTAACCCAAAAGAAGAAACTCAGGTAAAAAGCATTTGCGGACACGACCTGAAGTTTACTCACCTGAGCAAAGTATACTGGCCTGAAGATGGTGTTACCAAACGTGATATGTTTAACTACTATTACCAGGTAGCTGAATACATTTTGCCCTACCTGAAAGACAGGCCCCAATCGCTTAACCGCTTCCCTAACGGGATACACGGCTCGAGTTTTTACCAGAAGGATGTGCGTGGCAAATCACCGGACTGGGTGCGGAAGTTTCCTTATACCACCAGTGAGGGAGAAGATAAAGACTACCTGATAGGGCATGATGAAGCTACGCTTTTATGGATGGCATCATTAGGATGTATAGAGATGAATCCATGGTTTAGCCGTGTGCAATCTCCGGATAACCCCGATTACTGCGTGATAGACCTTGACCCAGACAAGAACACTTTTGACCAGGTAATAGAAGCGGCACTGGAAGTAAAGAAGGTGCTTGATGCTATTGAGGTACCGGCGTTTTGCAAAACGTCAGGCTCTACCGGTATGCACATTTACATACCATTAGGTGCTAAATACGATTATGATCAATCCCAGATGTTTGCGCGACTTGTTGTGAACATTGTACACGAACAGATTCCTGAGTACACTTCGCTGGAGCGAATGATCAAGAACCGCAATGGTAAGATGTACCTCGACTTTTTGCAGAACCGACCCGGCGCCACCATCGCAGGTCCGTATTCGTTAAGGCCTAAGCCCGGTGCTACTGTGTCTATGCCTTTGCATTGGGACGAGGTAAAGCCCGGCTTAACCATGCGCGACTTCACCATCAAAAACTCTGTTGACAGGCTTAAAAAAGAGGGAGATCTGTTTAAAGGAGTGCTTGGCGAAGGTATTGATCTTGAAAAGACTATTCTGAAAGCAAAAAGTATTTTTCAATAA